The Sulfurimonas hydrogeniphila genome includes a window with the following:
- a CDS encoding glycosyl transferase, translating to MDFFKYIHAVGTGPKGNRDLSFEESKDMMEQVLNQSVPSEQIAAFLLGWRLKPETTEEFRGALSACDEYTRKENIPDSIELGYPFDGKAKNPYIFPLVAQMLEKTALKLVIMGDEKQPAKDGITTKNICQEIDLHPNIKYFDRKEYCNKLHKLTDIRNKLGLRSGFNTIEKLPKAANSKYAITGVFHKPYVKKYVEIFADRYERFALIQGNEGTPELFSKGRLWMIETDEVKEIIIDPQYYGIHYKKSWDQITLADSLEQLNNPSDEYLKLAKLNAAVYLFIAQQYKTIDDAFEALQ from the coding sequence ATGGATTTTTTTAAATATATACATGCGGTAGGCACCGGTCCAAAAGGCAACAGAGATTTAAGCTTTGAAGAAAGCAAAGATATGATGGAGCAGGTTTTGAACCAGAGTGTTCCAAGCGAACAAATTGCCGCATTCCTGCTTGGATGGAGACTCAAGCCTGAAACGACAGAGGAGTTCCGAGGAGCTTTAAGCGCATGTGACGAATATACCCGCAAAGAGAATATTCCGGATTCAATAGAATTGGGATACCCTTTTGACGGTAAAGCAAAAAATCCGTATATATTTCCTCTGGTTGCGCAAATGTTAGAAAAGACAGCATTGAAACTTGTCATTATGGGGGATGAAAAACAGCCGGCAAAAGATGGTATCACCACTAAAAATATATGCCAGGAGATAGATCTTCATCCAAATATTAAATATTTTGACAGAAAAGAGTATTGCAACAAACTCCATAAGCTGACAGATATCAGAAACAAACTGGGACTCAGAAGCGGGTTCAATACAATAGAGAAACTTCCAAAAGCTGCAAACAGCAAATATGCCATTACAGGCGTCTTTCACAAACCTTATGTCAAGAAATATGTTGAAATTTTTGCAGACAGATATGAACGTTTTGCCTTAATTCAGGGGAATGAAGGAACACCGGAACTTTTCAGCAAAGGACGCCTTTGGATGATTGAAACAGATGAAGTCAAAGAGATCATTATAGACCCGCAATACTACGGCATACATTATAAAAAATCCTGGGACCAGATCACTCTTGCAGACTCACTCGAACAACTTAACAACCCTTCAGATGAATATTTAAAACTGGCAAAACTCAATGCCGCAGTCTATCTTTTTATAGCCCAACAATACAAAACAATTGATGATGCTTTTGAAGCTTTGCAATAA
- a CDS encoding tetratricopeptide repeat protein, producing MKKLLSILLLSALLYGSDAAFEAFHAGNYKKAFSLLDTEAKQGSINATYNLSLMYYNGYGVEQNISKAAELLERAAKAGHKKALQNVGRIYMQTMNFDKAAEWLKKNAKEGDTKACYLLSEIYVTQNKFKEAKKWAQKAIDAGNPEAALLYKEYKLQNY from the coding sequence ATGAAAAAATTACTTTCTATACTGTTGCTGAGTGCATTGTTATACGGGTCAGATGCTGCTTTTGAAGCCTTTCATGCCGGAAATTATAAAAAAGCATTTTCATTGTTAGACACAGAAGCGAAGCAGGGGAGTATCAATGCAACCTATAATTTGTCGCTGATGTATTACAACGGGTATGGAGTAGAACAAAATATCTCTAAAGCAGCCGAACTGTTAGAACGTGCGGCAAAAGCGGGGCATAAAAAAGCGCTGCAAAATGTAGGCCGTATTTATATGCAGACAATGAATTTTGACAAAGCCGCAGAGTGGCTGAAAAAAAATGCAAAAGAGGGTGATACCAAAGCCTGTTATCTGTTAAGTGAAATCTATGTTACACAAAACAAATTCAAAGAGGCAAAGAAATGGGCCCAAAAGGCTATAGACGCAGGAAATCCCGAAGCTGCACTCTTGTATAAAGAGTATAAGTTACAAAACTATTAG
- the cobA gene encoding uroporphyrinogen-III C-methyltransferase has protein sequence MSRVYLTGAGPGDIELLTMKAHRVIGEADVIIYDRLANPEILEMTKDGCEFVYVGKEDGRHTLPQEEINEVIYQNSLKHNVVVRLKGGDPFVFGRGGEEGAYLHERGVKFEIIPGITSAVSVPAYAGIPVTHRGIAVSFRVVTGHESPNKKESQIAWENFKTDDTIVFLMGLHNLSKISSKLIEVGKPEDYPCAVISRGTTKDQSVVVGTLGDIVQKAEGVPTPALIIVGKVVTLRKQLDWFHH, from the coding sequence ATGAGTAGAGTTTATTTAACCGGTGCCGGACCCGGAGATATTGAGCTGTTAACAATGAAAGCACACAGAGTTATCGGTGAGGCCGATGTCATCATATATGACCGTTTGGCAAATCCGGAAATATTAGAAATGACAAAAGACGGATGTGAATTTGTCTATGTCGGCAAAGAAGACGGCAGGCATACACTTCCTCAAGAAGAGATAAATGAAGTTATTTACCAAAACTCGCTCAAGCACAATGTAGTTGTCCGCTTAAAAGGCGGAGATCCTTTTGTCTTTGGACGCGGCGGAGAAGAGGGAGCATATTTGCATGAAAGAGGTGTAAAATTCGAAATTATTCCCGGCATCACCTCTGCAGTCAGCGTTCCTGCCTATGCCGGCATTCCGGTCACTCACCGTGGCATTGCCGTGAGTTTTCGAGTAGTTACAGGGCATGAATCCCCAAACAAAAAAGAGTCCCAGATTGCCTGGGAAAATTTCAAAACAGATGACACCATCGTATTTTTAATGGGACTGCATAATCTTTCTAAAATTTCATCAAAACTGATAGAAGTAGGCAAGCCTGAAGATTATCCCTGCGCTGTCATTTCACGCGGTACGACAAAAGACCAGAGTGTTGTTGTCGGAACACTCGGTGATATTGTGCAAAAAGCAGAAGGTGTACCAACTCCCGCACTCATTATAGTCGGAAAAGTTGTTACACTCAGAAAACAGCTTGACTGGTTTCATCACTAA
- a CDS encoding cytochrome D1 domain-containing protein, producing the protein MKIRKILAVVLTALSLHVIASAHEKVFVVERESNSVAVIEDGLPRNHMEHMHNMNHGVMKFYGKDGYLISRDGYIIRFNPVSEKKLSEYKTSKSAIGFVINKNYVAVANYDDKSVDILSRNLQPIQKLKTGSRNVGIKIYKNYLVFSEMDKDTIAVYKDTNKGKGKPHFVLYKEFKDVGIMPFDALLDGNKYVNGFFNSPWIGELNLDTMKFKKIPLQLGEREPVLKVPHFGFWSVSHSKIFIPAVGDNKVFVFTPKFKFITAIKTEGMPVFTALSPDKKYLAVTFSGKKFPIIQIIDTKTLKVIKRFQFDGKVLHVRWSREKPYLYVSVNDANKIAVINTKGWWLKREIFTIKKPSGIFIYEEKNNE; encoded by the coding sequence ATGAAAATAAGAAAAATTTTAGCAGTTGTATTAACAGCCTTGTCTTTACATGTAATTGCAAGTGCACATGAAAAAGTCTTTGTTGTTGAGAGAGAGAGTAATTCGGTAGCAGTCATAGAAGACGGGCTCCCAAGAAACCATATGGAGCATATGCACAATATGAATCATGGTGTTATGAAGTTTTATGGCAAGGACGGCTATCTTATCTCCCGCGACGGCTATATTATAAGATTTAATCCTGTCAGCGAAAAAAAACTTTCCGAATATAAAACAAGCAAAAGTGCCATAGGGTTTGTCATTAACAAAAACTATGTCGCCGTTGCCAACTATGATGACAAAAGTGTAGATATTTTATCCCGTAATCTGCAGCCCATACAAAAGCTCAAAACCGGTTCACGCAATGTTGGTATAAAAATCTATAAAAACTATCTTGTTTTTTCAGAGATGGACAAAGACACGATTGCCGTTTACAAAGACACAAACAAAGGCAAAGGCAAACCGCATTTTGTTCTCTACAAAGAGTTTAAAGATGTGGGAATTATGCCTTTTGACGCTTTACTTGATGGCAATAAATATGTCAACGGCTTTTTCAACAGTCCCTGGATAGGCGAACTCAACTTGGATACCATGAAATTTAAAAAAATTCCATTACAGTTGGGAGAAAGAGAACCGGTTTTAAAAGTACCGCATTTCGGTTTCTGGTCAGTGAGCCATTCTAAAATCTTCATTCCTGCGGTGGGAGACAACAAAGTTTTTGTCTTTACTCCAAAATTTAAATTTATTACAGCTATTAAAACTGAAGGAATGCCTGTTTTTACTGCCCTTTCACCGGATAAAAAATATTTGGCTGTGACATTCAGCGGTAAAAAGTTTCCGATCATTCAAATCATAGATACAAAAACACTCAAAGTCATTAAAAGATTTCAGTTTGACGGCAAGGTGTTACATGTAAGATGGTCCCGGGAAAAACCTTATCTGTATGTTTCTGTCAATGATGCTAACAAAATCGCTGTAATAAATACAAAAGGATGGTGGTTAAAACGCGAAATTTTTACCATCAAGAAGCCTTCAGGTATTTTTATTTATGAGGAAAAAAACAATGAGTAG